In Opitutus sp. ER46, one DNA window encodes the following:
- a CDS encoding alpha/beta hydrolase — MPKFTYQHVFEPGTDPEAPPLLLLHGTGGNEQDVLRLGRMISPGSALLSPRGPVNEMGAWRFFGRIAEGVFDPQEVSRRTQALADFIVPAAKHYDLDPGRLVAVGLSNGANIAGCLLLLRPEVLAAAILIRPMLVLDLPAAPQSLVGKRLLLTHGSTDPLVPADHHERLAALFRAGDAEVTSRTFAASHALVPGDVDAAREWLVPERTRVSVSR, encoded by the coding sequence ATGCCGAAATTTACCTACCAGCACGTCTTTGAGCCCGGGACCGATCCCGAGGCCCCTCCGCTCCTCCTCCTGCATGGCACCGGGGGCAATGAGCAGGACGTGTTGCGCCTCGGGCGGATGATCTCGCCCGGTTCAGCGCTGCTGAGCCCGCGTGGGCCGGTCAACGAGATGGGCGCGTGGCGCTTCTTTGGCCGAATCGCGGAAGGCGTCTTCGATCCGCAGGAAGTCTCGCGCCGCACGCAGGCGCTTGCCGACTTCATCGTCCCCGCCGCCAAGCACTACGACCTCGATCCCGGCCGCTTGGTCGCCGTAGGGCTGTCCAACGGCGCCAACATCGCCGGTTGCCTGCTGCTGCTGCGTCCCGAGGTCCTCGCCGCCGCGATCCTGATCCGCCCGATGCTCGTGCTCGACCTGCCCGCCGCGCCGCAATCGCTTGTCGGCAAGCGCCTCCTGCTGACGCACGGCTCGACCGATCCTCTTGTGCCCGCCGACCACCACGAACGCCTCGCCGCGCTGTTCCGGGCCGGCGACGCCGAGGTCACCTCGCGCACCTTCGCCGCCAGCCACGCCCTGGTCCCCGGCGACGTCGACGCCGCCCGCGAATGGCTCGTCCCCGAACGCACCCGCGTCTCGGTGTCCCGTTGA